In Paenibacillus sp. FSL R7-0345, a single window of DNA contains:
- a CDS encoding YugN family protein — protein MIFENTGLVGLQSDLQYLDESAAKAGFIRWQWEYYRATYDCKIEDHQNGGEYFLRVNTRAVEGKLEKPDAMLAIEAVYLGKATFPHGLEYESPVPQPVLETAAQRILELKALLEA, from the coding sequence ATGATATTTGAGAACACTGGCCTCGTAGGACTGCAAAGCGACCTTCAGTATCTGGATGAAAGTGCGGCCAAAGCCGGATTTATCCGCTGGCAATGGGAATACTACCGCGCCACTTACGATTGTAAGATTGAGGACCACCAGAACGGCGGCGAATATTTCCTGCGGGTCAACACACGCGCTGTCGAAGGCAAGCTTGAGAAGCCCGACGCCATGCTGGCCATTGAAGCCGTATACCTGGGCAAGGCCACCTTTCCCCATGGCCTGGAGTACGAATCCCCGGTTCCCCAGCCCGTCCTGGAGACTGCCGCGCAGCGGATTCTAGAGCTGAAAGCGCTGCTTGAGGCTTGA
- the ftsW gene encoding putative lipid II flippase FtsW encodes MSTVKGKTKSKVSLPKRGTPDFQLLILTLLLVGFGLVMVFSSSSNLTLASEKFGNDPLYFLKNQIQWVVVGSVVMFTVMNIHYSKFKKWYAPIFLLTLILLLLVAFTERTNGAKSWFNVGGLGIQPTELAKISIILYLAALITKKGERLRDFRTGYIPVMVIVGIVAGLIMMQPDLGSCLILVATSGLVIYAGGASMKHILASIALLVLGVGIVMGAKTAIDSISPQPATVAADNNYKMDRIMAFLDPTQDAEGGGYNILQSLMALGEGGTSGAGFGQSIQKLHYLPYPYTDFIFAVIGEELGFIGTAIFLLVYLYFIWRGILIALRCTDPFGTLVGIGVMGLIAIQAFVNIGGVTKTIPLTGVTLPFISYGGSSLVVTMFCMGIMLSISRESNRPAKEEVTKSVRTVRQVRATR; translated from the coding sequence TTGAGTACAGTAAAGGGAAAGACGAAATCCAAAGTCAGCCTGCCCAAAAGAGGAACACCCGATTTTCAGCTGCTCATCCTGACCCTGCTCCTTGTCGGCTTCGGGCTCGTCATGGTGTTCAGCTCCAGTTCCAACCTCACACTGGCCAGTGAAAAGTTCGGAAATGATCCGCTGTACTTCCTGAAGAATCAGATCCAATGGGTTGTGGTCGGCAGCGTCGTAATGTTCACCGTAATGAATATCCACTACAGCAAATTCAAGAAATGGTATGCCCCGATCTTTTTACTTACGCTTATTCTGCTGTTGCTTGTCGCCTTCACCGAGCGCACTAACGGCGCCAAGAGCTGGTTTAATGTCGGCGGACTCGGCATCCAGCCAACGGAGCTGGCCAAAATCTCGATCATTCTGTATCTGGCCGCCCTGATTACCAAAAAAGGCGAGCGGCTCAGGGATTTCCGCACCGGCTATATCCCGGTTATGGTCATTGTTGGTATTGTTGCCGGCCTTATCATGATGCAGCCGGATCTGGGCTCCTGCCTCATTCTTGTAGCAACCAGCGGCCTTGTTATCTATGCCGGCGGCGCCAGCATGAAGCATATTCTAGCTTCGATCGCACTTCTGGTGCTCGGGGTAGGGATTGTAATGGGGGCCAAGACTGCCATAGACTCCATTTCGCCGCAGCCTGCTACAGTAGCCGCAGATAATAACTACAAAATGGACCGCATCATGGCATTTCTTGATCCGACCCAGGATGCTGAAGGCGGAGGCTATAACATTCTCCAGTCCCTGATGGCATTGGGAGAAGGCGGTACCAGCGGCGCCGGCTTCGGACAGAGCATCCAGAAGCTGCATTATCTGCCTTACCCTTATACGGACTTTATCTTTGCTGTGATCGGCGAGGAGCTCGGCTTTATCGGCACAGCCATCTTCCTGCTGGTCTATCTGTACTTTATCTGGAGAGGCATCCTGATTGCCCTCAGATGCACCGATCCCTTCGGTACACTGGTTGGCATAGGGGTAATGGGCCTGATCGCCATTCAAGCCTTTGTCAACATCGGCGGTGTCACCAAGACCATCCCGCTGACAGGGGTCACGCTGCCGTTTATCAGCTACGGAGGCTCCTCACTGGTGGTCACCATGTTCTGCATGGGCATTATGCTGAGCATCTCCAGAGAATCAAACCGTCCGGCTAAAGAAGAGGTTACCAAATCAGTCAGAACCGTCAGACAGGTACGCGCCACCCGCTAA
- the cax gene encoding calcium/proton exchanger: MKKWISPALLIITFILSAVGHYADWDHTLQFVLSAIAVVFVAGFLGRATESVAHYAGQRLGGFLNATFGNAAELIIAFFLVKEGLFDMVKASLTGSIIGNLLLVLGLSIFAGGMKFKVQNFNVTLAGLNGSLMIVAVIALFVPAMFFNTHSITERDTDVLSLVVAGLLIAAYMAWLVFSMITHKKYLADVTDDSAEELPNEHAPAWSKRKSIMYLILATVMVAFVSEWLVGTLETLTERFGFSELFVGAFLVAIIGNAAEHSAAIMLAMKNKIGAAVEIAVGSSLQIALFVAPVLIFASYFMGNTMDIVFTTIEIVAIAVSVFIAKSIIQDGATNWYEGLLLLAVYMILGVSFYLV, translated from the coding sequence TTGAAAAAATGGATTTCTCCGGCGCTGCTGATAATCACCTTTATTTTAAGCGCAGTCGGACATTATGCGGACTGGGATCACACGCTGCAGTTCGTGTTATCCGCTATTGCGGTTGTTTTCGTAGCCGGATTCCTCGGCCGGGCAACCGAAAGCGTAGCCCACTATGCCGGACAGCGGCTGGGGGGCTTTCTTAATGCCACCTTCGGAAATGCCGCAGAGCTGATCATCGCCTTCTTCCTCGTCAAGGAAGGACTGTTTGACATGGTGAAGGCGAGTCTCACCGGTTCCATTATCGGCAACCTGCTGCTGGTGCTGGGGCTGAGTATTTTTGCCGGAGGGATGAAGTTCAAGGTTCAGAATTTCAACGTTACCCTGGCCGGGCTCAACGGCTCACTAATGATCGTGGCGGTCATCGCCCTGTTTGTCCCGGCCATGTTCTTCAACACCCACTCCATCACCGAGCGGGACACTGATGTGCTCAGCCTAGTTGTGGCAGGTCTGCTGATTGCCGCTTATATGGCCTGGCTGGTCTTCTCCATGATCACACACAAAAAATATCTGGCCGATGTAACGGATGACAGCGCGGAAGAGCTGCCTAACGAGCATGCCCCTGCCTGGTCCAAGAGAAAATCCATCATGTACCTGATTCTAGCCACAGTAATGGTCGCTTTTGTCAGCGAATGGCTGGTCGGCACTCTGGAGACGCTGACCGAGCGCTTCGGCTTCAGCGAGCTGTTCGTCGGCGCGTTCCTTGTCGCCATTATCGGAAATGCGGCTGAGCACAGCGCGGCGATTATGCTGGCAATGAAGAACAAAATTGGGGCTGCTGTAGAGATCGCTGTCGGCAGCAGTCTGCAGATCGCCCTGTTCGTAGCACCTGTACTCATCTTCGCCAGCTACTTTATGGGCAATACGATGGATATCGTCTTTACGACAATAGAAATTGTAGCGATCGCCGTCTCTGTGTTTATAGCCAAGTCTATTATTCAGGACGGTGCCACCAACTGGTATGAAGGCTTGCTGCTGCTGGCGGTCTATATGATTCTGGGTGTCTCCTTCTACCTCGTATAG
- a CDS encoding Asp23/Gls24 family envelope stress response protein, which yields MAEQLQLEMGNIRISNDVVSKIAGLAALETPGIAAMSGGLSEGWAKRLSGKNVQKGVTVEVGQLEAAVDLRIIVLYETPIHEVCRMLQQNVREAVESMTGLHIVEVNVKVEGVAFKNDEIS from the coding sequence ATGGCGGAACAACTTCAACTTGAAATGGGTAACATACGGATATCCAATGATGTCGTCTCAAAAATTGCCGGATTAGCGGCATTGGAGACTCCGGGGATAGCAGCCATGTCTGGCGGCTTATCCGAAGGCTGGGCCAAGCGCCTCAGCGGAAAGAATGTGCAGAAGGGCGTAACTGTCGAGGTCGGACAGCTTGAAGCTGCTGTGGATCTGCGCATCATCGTATTGTATGAGACTCCGATTCATGAGGTCTGCCGGATGCTTCAGCAGAATGTGCGTGAAGCTGTAGAGAGCATGACCGGCCTGCACATTGTTGAAGTCAATGTCAAGGTAGAAGGCGTGGCCTTTAAGAACGACGAAATTTCATAA
- a CDS encoding aminopeptidase produces MKDPRIQKLAANLVGYSVDVQPGENVLVEMIGSERDLIKAVVEEVGKAGGNAFVQLTDRTVLRSMLKYATPEGIKTWAEIDLNRMKQMDCYIGIRAGENVNDLADVPEENMKLYNSLYSHPVHSEQRVKHTKWVVLRYPNASMAQLANTTTEAFEDFYFEVCNLDYAKMDKAQDALAELMRKTDKVRISGPGTELSFSIKGIGAEKCSGQKNIPDGEVYSAPVRDSVNGTISYNAATLYNGITFENVKFRFENGKIVEATSNDTARLNEILDSDDGARHIGEFAIGFNPYILHPMKDILFDEKIAGSLHFTPGQAYDVTDNGNRSSIHWDLVLIQRPEYGGGEIYFDDVLIRKDGIFVIPELEGLNPENLK; encoded by the coding sequence ATGAAGGATCCAAGAATTCAAAAGCTGGCGGCAAACCTTGTGGGTTATTCCGTGGATGTGCAGCCGGGCGAAAATGTGCTGGTTGAAATGATCGGCAGTGAACGAGATTTGATTAAAGCGGTTGTGGAGGAGGTCGGCAAAGCCGGAGGAAACGCTTTTGTCCAGCTGACAGACCGTACCGTCCTGCGCAGCATGCTTAAATATGCAACCCCGGAAGGCATTAAGACCTGGGCTGAGATCGACCTGAACCGTATGAAGCAGATGGACTGCTATATCGGAATCCGCGCCGGCGAGAATGTCAATGATCTGGCTGATGTGCCGGAAGAAAATATGAAGCTCTACAATTCCCTGTATTCTCATCCGGTACATAGCGAGCAGCGGGTCAAGCATACCAAGTGGGTAGTTCTCCGTTATCCTAACGCGAGTATGGCACAGCTGGCCAACACGACTACAGAAGCTTTTGAAGACTTCTACTTTGAAGTGTGCAACCTGGATTATGCCAAAATGGACAAGGCCCAGGACGCGCTGGCCGAGCTTATGCGGAAAACAGACAAGGTGCGGATCTCGGGTCCGGGAACAGAGCTCTCCTTCTCGATCAAGGGAATCGGTGCAGAAAAATGCTCCGGCCAGAAAAATATCCCTGACGGCGAAGTATACAGCGCCCCTGTCCGTGATTCTGTCAACGGCACAATCAGCTATAACGCGGCTACCCTGTACAACGGCATTACTTTTGAAAATGTGAAATTCCGCTTTGAAAACGGCAAAATTGTGGAAGCAACCAGCAATGACACGGCGCGCCTCAACGAGATTCTTGATTCCGACGACGGCGCGCGGCATATCGGTGAGTTCGCTATCGGCTTCAATCCGTACATTCTGCACCCGATGAAGGACATCCTGTTCGATGAGAAAATCGCCGGCAGCCTTCATTTCACTCCGGGCCAGGCTTATGATGTCACCGATAACGGCAACCGCTCCTCCATACACTGGGATCTTGTGCTGATCCAGCGTCCCGAGTACGGCGGCGGGGAGATTTATTTTGACGATGTGCTGATCCGCAAGGACGGAATTTTCGTCATTCCGGAACTTGAAGGTCTGAATCCTGAAAACCTGAAATAA
- the tyrS gene encoding tyrosine--tRNA ligase, with amino-acid sequence MKWEQLTPAQQVEVEHQLETAVRGAAEIIPVEELRSKLIKSVATGVPLNIKLGLDPSAPDIHIGHTVVLQKLRQFQQSGHQVQLIIGDFTGMIGDPTGKSETRKQLSREEVQRNAATYKQQIYKILDPDKTKLLLNSDWLSPMDFAEVVNLAAKVTVARMMERDDFTKRFQTGQAISVHEFFYPLMQGMDSVANGTDIEIGGTDQKFNILMGRTLQKEYGAEPQAVVLMPLLEGLDGVKKMSKSLGNYIGIDEAPNEMYGKTMSVPDELMLRYYEMVTDLSNEELAKLKRELDSGAVHPRDAKMRLAHTLVRMYHGPEAAEAAQQHFITIFQQRALPEEIVTYSLASADLENGALKLVRLLTLLGFAATNSEARRSIQQGAVKLNGGRLEDPGAEISPQEGDILQLGKRKFARLSLL; translated from the coding sequence ATGAAATGGGAACAATTGACCCCTGCACAGCAGGTGGAGGTGGAGCACCAGCTGGAAACAGCTGTACGCGGTGCGGCGGAAATTATACCGGTTGAGGAATTGCGAAGCAAGCTGATCAAATCGGTGGCTACAGGTGTGCCGCTTAACATTAAGCTGGGGCTTGATCCGTCGGCACCCGATATTCATATCGGGCATACTGTTGTGCTTCAGAAGTTGCGCCAGTTCCAGCAGTCCGGGCATCAGGTACAGCTGATTATCGGCGATTTTACCGGAATGATCGGGGACCCTACAGGCAAATCGGAGACGCGCAAGCAGCTCAGCAGGGAAGAGGTGCAGCGCAATGCGGCCACCTACAAGCAACAGATTTACAAAATCCTTGATCCGGACAAAACAAAGCTGCTGCTCAATTCGGATTGGCTCAGCCCGATGGACTTTGCAGAGGTTGTCAATCTGGCGGCAAAAGTAACGGTGGCCCGGATGATGGAGCGCGACGATTTCACCAAACGGTTCCAGACCGGCCAGGCGATCAGTGTACACGAGTTCTTTTACCCGCTGATGCAGGGCATGGATTCGGTGGCGAACGGGACGGATATCGAGATTGGCGGCACGGACCAGAAGTTCAATATCCTGATGGGACGGACGCTGCAAAAGGAATACGGGGCTGAGCCGCAGGCCGTTGTCCTCATGCCGCTGCTGGAAGGGCTCGACGGGGTCAAAAAGATGAGTAAGAGCCTCGGCAACTACATAGGCATCGATGAAGCGCCGAATGAAATGTACGGTAAAACAATGTCTGTACCGGATGAACTGATGCTGAGATATTACGAGATGGTTACCGACCTCAGTAATGAGGAGCTGGCCAAGCTAAAGCGGGAGCTGGATTCAGGGGCCGTCCATCCGCGGGACGCGAAGATGCGGCTGGCCCATACGCTGGTGCGGATGTACCACGGTCCGGAAGCGGCGGAAGCCGCGCAGCAGCATTTCATTACAATCTTTCAGCAGCGTGCACTTCCGGAGGAGATCGTGACGTACAGCCTTGCTTCTGCAGACCTGGAGAATGGGGCACTCAAACTGGTTAGGCTGCTGACGCTGCTTGGTTTTGCCGCGACTAACAGTGAGGCCAGGCGGAGTATACAGCAGGGGGCAGTAAAACTGAACGGGGGCAGGCTGGAAGATCCCGGCGCAGAAATCAGTCCGCAGGAAGGGGATATCCTGCAGCTGGGCAAGCGCAAATTCGCCAGACTGAGCCTGCTGTAG
- the ltrA gene encoding group II intron reverse transcriptase/maturase, with the protein MKAEYRKGYPQRDSVEREEYAGVRSADIRERRERGGAMDLLERILDRDNLNRAYKQVRRNHGAPGIDGMTVEEALPWLQEHKDELLQSIREGRYKPSPVRRKEIPKPDGSGVRKLGIPTVIDRVIQQAISQQLQPLFEPLFLDGSYGYRPGRSAQQAIRKVKEHAQQGYSHAVEIDLSKYFDTLNHELLMNVLRKQIQDHRVTDLIKKYLKSGVMENGVHCKTEEGSPQGGPLSPLLANIYLNEFDQEMNSRGVNVIRYADDIVVLTKSKRAATRLLESCRKYLEHKLRLQMNTQKSKVVSVVARKHFKFLGFALGKNRKGLYIRAHGQSLAKAKKKLKELTSRSQGRNVRQVMEKVKVYIRGWIGYFYVADMKRILQSWSEWLRRRLRMYIWKHWEKPKTKVQNLRKLGIPEWQAYQWGNSRLGYWRIAGSPVLSRSITNEKLVQAGYYDFPAQYEQLRKLHLCG; encoded by the coding sequence ATGAAAGCAGAATACCGAAAGGGCTACCCGCAAAGGGATAGCGTGGAACGCGAAGAGTATGCGGGAGTGCGGAGTGCCGACATTCGGGAACGTAGAGAAAGAGGCGGTGCAATGGACCTGCTCGAGCGGATTCTGGACAGAGACAATCTGAACAGAGCCTACAAGCAGGTCAGACGCAACCATGGCGCGCCAGGAATCGACGGAATGACCGTCGAAGAGGCGCTGCCCTGGCTGCAGGAACACAAGGACGAGCTTTTGCAAAGCATCCGGGAGGGCCGGTACAAGCCTAGCCCGGTACGGCGCAAAGAAATCCCCAAACCAGATGGAAGTGGAGTGCGGAAGCTTGGCATCCCTACGGTGATAGACCGCGTGATTCAACAAGCGATCTCCCAGCAGCTACAGCCCTTGTTTGAGCCGCTTTTCTTAGACGGAAGCTACGGTTACCGCCCCGGGCGGAGTGCGCAGCAAGCCATCCGCAAGGTGAAAGAGCATGCACAGCAAGGCTATAGCCACGCAGTCGAAATCGACCTCTCCAAATATTTTGACACCCTGAACCATGAACTGCTAATGAATGTGCTACGTAAGCAAATCCAGGATCACCGTGTAACCGACCTGATTAAGAAGTATCTGAAAAGTGGGGTTATGGAGAACGGGGTACACTGCAAAACAGAGGAAGGTTCTCCACAAGGAGGCCCTTTATCTCCACTGCTTGCGAATATTTACCTGAACGAATTCGACCAGGAAATGAACAGCCGTGGAGTGAACGTGATTCGGTATGCAGATGACATTGTCGTGCTAACTAAAAGCAAACGAGCGGCCACGCGGCTTCTGGAATCCTGCCGAAAATACCTGGAGCACAAACTAAGACTCCAGATGAACACGCAGAAAAGTAAAGTGGTCAGCGTAGTGGCCCGGAAGCATTTCAAGTTTCTCGGCTTTGCCTTGGGCAAGAACAGAAAAGGGTTGTATATTCGCGCCCATGGTCAATCCCTCGCCAAGGCGAAGAAGAAATTGAAAGAACTGACGAGCCGCAGTCAGGGCAGAAATGTTCGTCAAGTGATGGAGAAGGTGAAAGTCTACATTCGAGGCTGGATCGGCTACTTCTACGTAGCCGATATGAAACGGATCTTGCAAAGCTGGAGCGAATGGCTGCGCAGAAGGCTGCGAATGTACATCTGGAAACATTGGGAGAAGCCCAAAACAAAGGTGCAAAACCTGCGTAAACTGGGAATACCCGAGTGGCAGGCCTACCAATGGGGAAACTCCCGCCTGGGCTACTGGCGAATCGCGGGAAGCCCAGTACTGTCCCGCTCCATAACAAACGAAAAGCTCGTACAGGCCGGGTATTATGACTTCCCGGCACAGTACGAGCAATTACGTAAATTGCACTTATGCGGTTGA
- a CDS encoding diguanylate cyclase codes for MSEQEACGHKDTRMLLQDTMQSSGESSDPAAWLRETDIVSYDFPYAGQLLADSFREWRGLKVPPFAQQWDWSLLNYRGEWTGAADAAGAQGRLWKEAWEQCAAASLISREPVASAAAAPSDSSGTMLLTIPVFTRSNGEIFALLGCAMPAAQYEQGGQHTAEAMALHFQTCFYRRFEHVFVSDLAGVHQHAERESSRRSLLFQIVQRMHDNIDVNAVLTEVIDSISAMYPGARLELFMSQDHRSTHPQVKPLPLRWGEEDVCAKAFKDGRVTLHAGRDSNSVEIGLPLGGKQGVYGVFHMMLDKPSFPDVDLRFLAMVADTAGTAFENAKLYERSNQLIRELRMSNELTQRLNQSLHLGDIFQYAFEELLEMFDADYCCILHLNEKKGGLEAIACNFPPLRGEIIENGKGLGGQVFALGEPLILSEYRSAAGISSRLMTATGSESAIATPLSVGGEVRGAIMLTHREPHFFSYDSFRLLQAMAGHIGLAVGNARLHAEVRYLANRDSLTGLYARHYLDEEIKERQTKDFCGTLVVVDIDQFKMVNDTYGHQKGDKILKQVSEIVKSSIRHGDIAARWGGEELAVYLPQLGIQQARFVAERIRKRVMAETEPRVTVSCGIAEWSWVDERVSVESLFYRADMALYEAKNNGRNQVVVDSKNAVNNIKNP; via the coding sequence ATGTCGGAACAGGAAGCATGCGGTCATAAAGACACACGCATGCTGTTGCAGGACACAATGCAATCAAGCGGAGAATCGAGTGATCCCGCCGCATGGCTGAGGGAGACGGATATCGTATCCTATGATTTCCCTTACGCAGGCCAATTGCTTGCAGATAGTTTCAGAGAATGGCGGGGGCTTAAGGTGCCACCGTTCGCCCAGCAATGGGATTGGTCTTTACTTAATTATAGAGGGGAATGGACCGGGGCGGCGGATGCAGCCGGTGCGCAGGGCAGGCTCTGGAAAGAGGCATGGGAACAGTGCGCAGCAGCCAGTCTGATCTCCCGGGAGCCTGTTGCATCAGCTGCAGCTGCTCCCTCAGACAGTTCCGGGACGATGCTGCTGACCATCCCTGTGTTTACCAGAAGCAACGGCGAAATCTTTGCCCTGCTTGGCTGCGCCATGCCGGCAGCACAATATGAACAGGGCGGACAGCACACGGCAGAAGCGATGGCGCTGCACTTCCAGACCTGCTTCTACCGCAGGTTTGAGCATGTGTTTGTCTCCGATCTGGCAGGCGTTCATCAGCATGCCGAGCGTGAAAGCAGCCGCCGCTCGCTGCTGTTTCAGATTGTCCAGCGGATGCACGATAACATTGACGTCAATGCCGTGCTGACCGAAGTGATTGACAGCATCTCGGCTATGTATCCGGGAGCACGGCTTGAGCTGTTCATGTCTCAGGATCACCGCAGCACCCATCCGCAGGTCAAGCCGCTGCCGCTGCGCTGGGGGGAGGAAGATGTCTGTGCCAAGGCCTTTAAGGACGGGCGTGTAACTCTGCATGCCGGACGTGATAGCAATTCTGTGGAAATCGGCCTGCCGCTTGGCGGCAAGCAGGGGGTATACGGCGTGTTTCATATGATGCTGGACAAGCCGTCCTTCCCGGATGTGGATCTGCGGTTTCTGGCCATGGTTGCGGATACCGCAGGAACGGCCTTCGAGAATGCCAAGCTGTATGAGCGTTCAAATCAGCTGATCCGCGAACTGCGCATGAGCAATGAGCTGACCCAGCGCCTTAATCAGAGCCTGCATCTCGGGGATATTTTTCAGTATGCCTTTGAAGAGCTGCTGGAAATGTTTGACGCTGATTACTGCTGTATCCTGCATCTCAACGAAAAGAAGGGCGGGCTTGAAGCGATTGCCTGCAATTTCCCTCCGCTGCGCGGGGAGATAATTGAGAACGGGAAGGGCTTGGGCGGACAGGTCTTTGCTCTGGGAGAGCCGCTGATTCTATCTGAATACAGAAGTGCTGCAGGTATTTCTTCCAGACTAATGACAGCGACAGGATCAGAGTCGGCGATTGCCACTCCGCTGAGCGTGGGCGGAGAGGTGCGCGGCGCGATTATGCTGACCCACCGTGAGCCGCACTTTTTTTCCTATGACAGCTTCCGGCTGCTGCAGGCGATGGCCGGCCATATCGGACTGGCTGTCGGCAACGCGCGTCTGCATGCGGAAGTGCGTTATCTGGCGAACCGGGACAGTCTGACCGGGCTCTATGCCCGCCACTATCTGGACGAGGAGATCAAGGAGAGACAGACGAAGGACTTCTGCGGAACCCTGGTTGTAGTGGATATCGACCAGTTCAAGATGGTGAACGATACATACGGGCACCAGAAGGGCGATAAGATCCTTAAGCAGGTCAGTGAAATTGTTAAATCCTCGATCCGGCATGGGGATATTGCGGCACGGTGGGGCGGGGAGGAGCTGGCGGTTTATCTGCCGCAGCTTGGTATCCAGCAGGCCAGATTCGTGGCTGAACGGATCCGTAAGCGGGTGATGGCGGAGACGGAGCCGCGTGTCACCGTATCCTGCGGGATCGCCGAATGGAGCTGGGTCGATGAGCGGGTAAGCGTCGAATCCCTCTTTTACCGGGCGGATATGGCGCTCTACGAAGCGAAGAATAACGGCCGCAACCAGGTAGTGGTTGACAGCAAAAATGCAGTTAACAATATAAAGAATCCTTAG
- a CDS encoding HPr family phosphocarrier protein, whose translation MSSNNAAIVDIAQTASQFNSSIVLQADNKYIDVKSILGLFTTLVSSQSYELHVHGTDAEEAKKAMSEVFSKHGLNFTVVAE comes from the coding sequence ATGTCCAGTAACAATGCGGCAATCGTGGATATTGCCCAAACGGCAAGCCAGTTCAACTCATCAATCGTCCTTCAGGCGGACAACAAGTACATTGACGTTAAGAGTATCCTGGGGTTGTTTACAACTCTGGTTTCCAGTCAAAGTTACGAACTTCATGTTCACGGCACGGATGCCGAAGAAGCCAAAAAAGCAATGAGCGAAGTTTTTTCCAAACATGGTTTGAACTTTACAGTTGTAGCTGAGTAA
- the rpsD gene encoding 30S ribosomal protein S4 has translation MARYTGPKFKLSRRLGISLSGTGKDLKRPFPPGQHGANQRRKVSNYGMQLLEKQKLRHMYGLGEKQFKTLFTKAQKIQGIAGENFMFLLESRLDNLVYRLGFANSRAGARQLVSHGHVTVNGKKVDIASYRVSVGDVIGLRERSRSMKSIKEALENRNHLPAYLEYADAAFEGKYIRLPERAELSQDIDEKQIVEFYNR, from the coding sequence ATGGCACGTTACACCGGACCTAAATTCAAACTCAGCCGCCGTCTGGGCATTTCCCTTAGCGGTACAGGCAAAGACCTGAAACGCCCTTTCCCACCAGGACAGCACGGCGCTAACCAACGCAGAAAAGTAAGTAACTACGGAATGCAGCTTTTGGAAAAACAAAAACTGCGTCACATGTACGGCTTGGGTGAAAAGCAGTTTAAAACGCTGTTCACTAAAGCACAAAAGATCCAGGGTATCGCGGGTGAGAACTTCATGTTCCTGCTCGAAAGCCGTCTGGACAACCTGGTTTACCGTCTTGGATTTGCTAACTCCCGTGCAGGCGCACGTCAGCTGGTATCCCACGGCCACGTAACCGTTAACGGCAAGAAAGTCGACATCGCTTCTTACCGTGTAAGCGTAGGCGATGTAATCGGTCTTCGCGAAAGAAGCCGTTCCATGAAATCCATCAAGGAAGCTCTGGAAAACCGCAATCACCTTCCAGCTTACCTGGAATATGCTGATGCAGCATTCGAAGGCAAATATATCCGTTTGCCAGAACGCGCTGAGCTGTCCCAGGATATCGATGAAAAGCAAATCGTCGAGTTCTACAACCGTTAA
- a CDS encoding YlaN family protein, with amino-acid sequence MTSSDLQEQLNLKAITLLQEDADKIQKLIEVQMENLATRYCPLYEEVLDTQMYGFSREVDFAVRAGLVPEYTGKQVLSELERNLAVLYEALNKKAEEREN; translated from the coding sequence ATGACTTCATCGGATTTGCAGGAACAGCTTAATCTTAAAGCAATCACTCTTCTACAAGAAGATGCCGATAAAATTCAGAAGCTCATCGAAGTGCAGATGGAGAATCTGGCGACGCGTTACTGCCCTCTCTATGAGGAAGTGCTGGATACCCAGATGTACGGCTTCTCAAGAGAGGTCGATTTTGCGGTCAGAGCGGGGCTTGTACCTGAGTATACCGGCAAGCAGGTACTGAGTGAGCTGGAGCGTAATTTGGCTGTACTGTACGAAGCGCTGAACAAGAAAGCGGAAGAGCGCGAGAATTAG